A stretch of the Bacillus anthracis str. Vollum genome encodes the following:
- a CDS encoding deoxynucleoside kinase, with protein MNLRQKYDIPNDAVITIAGTVGVGKSTMTTALANALGYRTSFEKVDSNPYLDKFYADFTRWSFHLQVYFLAERFKEQKRIFEYGGGFVQDRSIYEDTGIFAKMHHEKGTMTETDYETYKGLFDAMVMTPYFPHPDLLIYLEGSFDDIVDRIQERGRPMEQQTPIEYWKEMHGRYENWINNFNSCPVLRLNINEYDILKDGDSIEPIIKKIGHFLKQTRKLVK; from the coding sequence ATGAATTTAAGGCAAAAATATGATATACCAAATGACGCAGTAATCACTATCGCTGGAACAGTAGGTGTCGGTAAATCCACTATGACAACTGCATTAGCTAACGCTTTAGGATATCGCACATCATTTGAAAAGGTAGATTCTAACCCGTATTTGGACAAGTTCTATGCTGATTTCACACGCTGGAGCTTTCACTTACAAGTGTACTTTTTAGCAGAACGATTTAAAGAACAAAAAAGGATTTTTGAATACGGTGGTGGTTTTGTTCAAGATCGCTCTATCTATGAAGACACTGGCATTTTTGCAAAAATGCATCACGAAAAGGGTACAATGACGGAAACTGATTATGAAACATATAAAGGTTTATTTGACGCTATGGTCATGACTCCTTACTTCCCTCATCCAGATTTACTAATCTACTTAGAAGGTTCTTTCGATGATATCGTTGATCGTATCCAAGAACGTGGACGTCCGATGGAACAGCAAACGCCAATTGAGTATTGGAAAGAGATGCATGGGCGTTATGAAAACTGGATTAATAACTTTAATTCATGCCCTGTCTTACGATTAAATATTAATGAATACGATATTTTAAAAGATGGCGATTCCATTGAACCAATCATTAAAAAGATCGGCCATTTTTTA